CTATGGGTGAGCGTGACCAGTCATCTAAGATTTAAATTCCGATACTCGCTCTTTCGTGGGAACCTTTCCTTGATTTCCTAAACAAGAGGATTATTTTTTAAGCCTCAATACTTCAGAACCGTCACTGTCAGAGTGTTAAAGGTGAAAAGATTGCGGGATGTCAACATTGAAATATAGTTATATGAACATGATTTTCTCCTAATTAAAATGAATCTTATTTGATCTGCGTTTAATTAGTCACTATTGTTTCTCCTTTTGCAGAACATGGTGGCCGCTGTTTGTTTGTAAGTGGGGTTTTTGTTTCCTGAAACACTCTTAAAAGAATCAATTTTAGCTTAATCATAGTTATATAGAACCAGTATtactagtaataatattattgttattataagcTCATCGTTGTTAAGAATTCTCGTTTAGAGTTTCTTTCCACGGAAGACACAGCTACCTTTGTAGGAATTGAGTTCAAGGTCATTTCCAGTGGATCATGTATCTCTGTATTCCTAGCCTCTACAACCACTTATTCTAATCAAGATAATACGAATTTAGGGTTTTTTCTTCACAGTGCGTATCAGGTCCTCCTTTAATTTCTATCTTGTAGTGTTCTTTTATGCCTTTGCTCCAGTGCCAACGATAATAGCCAGACGCTTCAGTGATGACTTCTCCAATACTACATCAAAGTAAGTCAATTGTTTGATCATGTCACCTGTTTGGTGCATTCTGTGGCAATTCCTTTAAATCATAAAATTATTACTTCTTTTATTGTTTAGTGTCTTTAAGGAAACGGCCCTTTTTGTGACAGCTGCAAATGTTGTCTCTGCATTTGGTAGGTATTTTGAAAATATAAATTACATTAAGTAATATCCCATCAAAGAGGTAACTAAACCAGGAAAAGTGCATATGACAGAGAGAGTGCTTTCCAAGTATATCTTCACCCAATGAGTGCATAGAAGATATTGGAAAAGAAACCTGCTCGAGCCAAGGCTACCGTAGATaacatgtgctgttttgttttatttcaaaggtCTTCCAATAGTTTTTGCTCGCTGCAGCATTGTAAGTACAAAATCTTTCCTAGTGTTTAACATTTTGCTACTGTAACCATAGGAATGAGGGCATCACATTCTGGATATTTAAAAACACGTGAAGTGGTGAGTGAAACACCCACCACCTTCAGTGAAGCTAACATACAAACAGACTAACTTAATATATATTACATTAAGTAATATCCCATCAAAGAGGTAACTAAACCTCTTTGAT
This window of the Acropora muricata isolate sample 2 chromosome 14, ASM3666990v1, whole genome shotgun sequence genome carries:
- the LOC136899604 gene encoding leptin receptor overlapping transcript-like 1 isoform X2; protein product: MIIALSFNGAIGILFVILGCALEGYGTWWPLFVLFFYAFAPVPTIIARRFSDDFSNTTSNVFKETALFVTAANVVSAFGLPIVFARCSIIEWGAMALVLVGNLFIFVTILAYFLLFCGEDDWGF
- the LOC136899604 gene encoding leptin receptor overlapping transcript-like 1 isoform X1, encoding MDDVLAIIALSFNGAIGILFVILGCALEGYGTWWPLFVLFFYAFAPVPTIIARRFSDDFSNTTSNVFKETALFVTAANVVSAFGLPIVFARCSIIEWGAMALVLVGNLFIFVTILAYFLLFCGEDDWGF